The DNA window AGCTTGGTGCCTTTAAAATAAAGAGGATAAAGGTAAATCCAGGGAAGAAGCTCAGTTACCAGCTGCATCATCATAGAGCTGAACATTGGATGGTGGTAAAAGGGATAGCTAAAGTAACTTTAGATGATAAGGAAAGGATTATGAATGCTGGTGAAAGTGTGGATATTAGAGTAGGACAGAAGCATAGATTGGAGAATGCAGGGGAATCTGTTTTAGAGATAATTGAGGTGCAGATGGGAGAGTACCTGGAAGAAGATGATATTGTGAGATTTGATGATGAATATGGTCGGAAGTGAAGCAGGATATTATCTCGACCATTAACTAGGATTATTTTAAAAGAAATTGATATTACCATAGATGACTATCAAAAATTACTGAGTAAATTGTAAGCAAATAACAAATGCATTTTTCTAATTCTGGTTATACTGAAAAATTCAAGTTAAAACATAATATTGGAATCCATTATTAGAGAAGAGTATATTGAAGGAACAGATAATGTATCTTGACAATGATGAGATAGATGAGATAGATGAGGAAAATTAATTTTACCTTTAATGTAGAAGACTGAAATATTAATGTAAATATGTTGGTGGATAAGATGTTTTTATTATTGGCAGTGGCTTTATTTCCTTTTTTGGTTACCTTATATTATAATTGGTACCCGGCAAAGGTGCTGGTAAGTGATGTGGGGGACCTTATACATGGGAACAGTGCTGGCAGTGAGTGTTATTGTGGGTGATTTTGAGACTGTTGGAGCGATATTGATTATTCCCTTCCTGATTGATTTCTTTATTAAGGCGGTTCATCGTTTTCCATATACCTTTGGTGTGTTTAAAGAAGGAAAAATATTTTGCCCCCAAGGATGGTCCTAAAGGATTGGCTCAATAAATTCTAAAAATATCCGGTGGTATGGGAGAACCTCATTTAATACTGGCGCTAATTGGTATAGAAGCGATATTTGAGGTAATAGCTATTTTGCTTTATTCGTAAGACAATATAACGGAGCATATAGGAAGGGGATAGCTTCTCAGTTTAAAGTTTTAGAAATGCTTATGGAAAGGACTTATCTTTAATGAAGATATTGATAGTTGGTGCCGGACCGGCAGGTTGTTATACCGCTCAATTATTAAAGAGAATGGGCTATCGCTCGGTTCTGTTAGAAGAACATATTTCGGTGGGAAAACCGGTACATTGTGCCGGTATTGTCTCCTCAGATACGCTTACCCTGGTACAGCCATTCATTTCTGATGATGCTCTTATCAGTAGAATTAATGGATTTTCTATAAATACACCATGGGAAGAAGAGTTTTCCATTAATAGAGAAGGCGTGGCAGTAATATTAAATAGGGAAAAGTTTGATTCATATTTAGGTGAAGGCTTGGAGATTAATTTGGGAGAGCGTGTTTCTACTATTAAGCAAAACAATGGTACTTATTTAGTAGAGACGGAACTGGGAAAGGAGTATGAAGCAGATATCTTAATAGGAGCGGACGGAGTTAACTCCCTGGTTCGCAGATACTTTTTACAAAATTATAGTAAAAAAGATAACAATAGCAATATTATATTAAAATACTATTTTGGTATGCAATACCAGATAAGATTGCATGATTCTATACCGATTATGGCCAAAGATTTAATTCAAGTCTTCTTTAATGAAACTGTTCAATTTTTTATCTGGATGATTTCCGAGGATTCAAAAATTTTGAGGATTGGAATATTATCGGATCAGGGTAAGGATATACTGCATGATTTTATCAGGGGAAAAGAGATTAAAGGGGAGATTATTGATACAGTGTCTGGAAAAATTCCCTTAGGATTTATTCCCACCTGCGATAATCAAATTGCACTGGTTGGTGATGCTGCCTGTCAGATTAAGCCTTTAACTGGTGGAGGCCTTTCTTATGGTTTGCAATCTGCTCATATTCTGGCAGATTGTATCAGGGAAGGTAAATTAGAGCAGTATGATAGCCGGTGGAAAAAACAGTTTGGTCAGGAAATTAAATTTGGAATTAAGGCTCGTAAGATTTACGAAAATTTAGCTGATGACCAGAGGAGAGAATTATTCACCTTATTTAGAAAGAATTCTGATTTCATTGAAAAGATGGTTGATTATGACCACCATTCCAGATTATTCCGGGAGGCTTTCCGAAAACCACAGATTTTACTGGATGCCGGAAAGTTATTTAGATTTTACCTGGAAGACTTAGTAAGTGGATTTACCAAATAAAATAATAGAGCAGATAAGAAATGAAATAAGGTGTAATAAGAATAAAGTACTAAAGCAGATTTTATAGGCAAATTAGTCATAATTATAAAGCAAAGAGTTAAGTGAAATATCATAATTGTGAAGTAAAGAGTATACTAAGTTTAGGGGGAGGGATTAATTTGGATTACCGGGAAAAATATAAACAATGGTTGAACAGTCCTTATCTTAGCGAGGAAGATAAAGAGGAATTGCGCTCTATAGCTAATAATAAAGACGAAATTATGGATCGTTTTTATAAGGATCTGGAATTTGGTACTGGAGGAATGCGAGGTAAAATTGCCATTGGTACTAATCGTATGAATATTTATACCGTAGGACAATCCACCCAGGGATTAGCTAATTATCTTATTAAGAAAGGGAAAAAGGCTCAGGAAAGAGGGGTAGTTATTGCCTATGATCCCCGACGGAAATCTCGGGAGTTTTGCAAGCAGGTAGCCCAGGTTTTAACAGCCAATGGTATCAAAACCTATATCTTTGATGATATACGCCCTACTCCCGAACTATCTTTTGCTGTAAGGATGATTAGTGCTGCTGCCGGTATCGTAGTCACTGCCAGTCATAATCCACCTGATTATAACGGTTATAAAGTGTATGGCGGGAATGGTGCCCAGATATTACCGGAGGTAGCTGATGAGATTATTGCCGAGATTGGTAAAATTAGAGACTATTCTGAAGTGAAGTTAATTTCCTTAGAAGAGGCAAAAGAAAGGAAATTATGTAATATATTGGGTGAAATATTTGACCGTGTTTACTATGGAAAGGTTAAAACATTGTCACTGAGTAAGGCGGAGGAAGCAGATAAAAACATAAGGATAGTATACACTCCCTTACATGGCACCGGGAATGTTCCTATAAGAACAATTTTAAGTGATATGGGATTTCGGAATGTTTTTGTGGATGAGGAGCAGGCTCAGCCAGATGCTGAGTTTTCTACTGTAAAATCGCCCAATCCGGAGAATCCCGAGGCATTTGAACGCGCAGTAGAATTAGGTAAAAAGGTAGGAGCAGAGATCCTGCTGGCTACTGATCCGGATTGTGACCGCATCGCTGTTGCAGTTCAGAGTAAAAGAAATTATGTGTTTTTAAACGGCAATCAGACTGGAGCCTTGCTGTTAGATTATATTCTAAAAAGACGCCAGGAAAGAGGAAAATTGCCCAGAAATGGTTTTGTGATAAAAACTATTGTTACTTCAGAAATGGGCAAAGTGATTGCCGAGCACTATAATATTCCCACTTATGATACTCTGACCGGATTTAAGTATATCTGTAATAAAGCAGAAGAACTGGAGAAAAAAGGTGGCGTTTTTTTATTCGGGTATGAAGAGAGCATTGGCTACGTTACGGGAAATTTCGTACGGGATAAAGATGCTGTAATAAGTGCCATGTTGATTACGGAGATGGCTGCATTTTATAAGAAAAAAGGCTTGACTCTACTGGATGTTTTACAGAAACTTTATGAGCAGCATGGATATTTTCTGGAGCATTTAGAATCAATCTTCCTGGAAGGATTGGAAGGAGAACAGAAGATAGAAAAGATAATGTCTGGCTTTCGGGAGATATTTCCTGAGATTTCGGGAATGAAGATATCCCGTAAAATTGATTATCAATCATCCTTTCAATATGATTATGAACAGCATAAAAAGGAGATTGTAGATATCCCTCAGTCTGATGTATTGAAGTGTTTCTTTAGTGATGGCTCCTGGTATGCCATTCGGCCTTCCGGTACTGAACCAAAAATCAAAATATATATGTCCTTTGTAGGTAGGAATCGCGCTGAGGCAGAAGAAAAGCTAACAAAGATTAAATCAGTCATTTTTAGTAAAATAGAGGATATTTTGGCTGACAGCAACTAGTTACTGGTCATTAGTATAAAATATCTACCATACTAAAATCGTTCTCTTCCAGATTAATTAAGAGCAGCTTATTTCTTAAAGGCTTTCCTCTCTTCAATAAAATCTTCAGCACCTCTGTTACCTGCAATGAAGCAATTAGAGAAGGGGTAACCGAAAGCACACTAACCTGGTTAGCAAGAGGCTTCTTATGATACCTATCTTCTGGACCATAGATGGCAGTTAGACCGCTGTCTTGGGGAAAGATGGTAGTAACCTGCCCCTGTAATCCGTTAATGGCACCATGGATAAAGGGGATTTTTAATTTTTTACAGGCTTTTTCCAGGATAAATCGGGAAGGGATATTGTCAAGGGCATCAACTACCACATCTGTACCATTGATAATACTGTTAATATTCTCAGTATCAATATACTGGGAATAGTATCGGGCATCGATACTGGAATTTATATATTTTATTCTTGCCGCAGCACTTATTGCTTTTTCTTTTCTGATATTTTTTTCAGTGCATAGTATTTGTCGATTAAGATTGCTTTCCTTAAATATGTCTTCATCGACTGTGATAATATTTCCTACACCCAATCTTGCCAGCAATTCTATGATATTTCCCCCTAATCCACCACAGCCAACTACTGCTACCTTTGAGCTAAGTAAGGTTATTTGTTCGGCAAAGTTTATAGTATTAAAGTTTCTTCGGTACCGGGCTGGTATTATTTCTTTCTGTAAAGCTGCTATTTCTATCTCTCTCGGGGTTAAGTTAAAATTTTGGGCTATCCTCTTGACCTGGGAAATCGATATTATGGGAATCCCATCTACCTTTTTCAAAGAATGTCTTTTAAGTTTTATTAATTCTTCTTTCAATTCTTCCCTGGACTTAGGGAAATTATTACTCATTTGCAACCAGCCAAATCAAAAATAGGAGACTATAGAAATATATAATAGAGCTACCTCTACCAATTGAAATGCTAATTGTAATAAATAGCAAATTTGCATTATTTATTTATTATTATAGCAACTAAGTCAATTTTTTTATTACTAACTTATTGCCAACTTATAGTATATCGATAGATACAAAAAATTATTGCTTGATAAATAATTATATGATATTCTTAATACAGATACATTATTAAATAATATTTATTATTACTAACTATCAATAACAATGATCCGGGGAACCGGGGAATTGAATTATAAAGCTTTCATAAATTGCCTGTCACAACATTCCCCTATATATGTGAAGTTATATAGACTAATATTTCTCACAAATGATAATTTAGCATAAATCATAAATAATCATAGTCAGAGTCAGATACTTCATGGTTGATAAAAATCATTAATTAATAAAATGACTGGAGGTGAAAGCAGAGATAAGTAGCTTTACTTTAGCGAAATAAAAAAGGAGGAAAAGATGAAAATAAATCGAGAAAAAATTACTTTCTATGTTAGTTTTATGTTAGTCTTTTTAATTGCTTCTTTATCTTCATTTGCCGCAGATAGACATACCCCACAAGATGCCATTGCCGCTCATGGCATGGTTGCTGCTGCTCATCCTTTGGCTGCTCAGGTCGGTGTGGATATATTACAAAAAGGGGGTAATGCTATAGACGCAGCAGTGGCCACAGCCTTTGCTCTGAATGCAGTGGAACCAAATGCTTCCGGAATAGGTGGCGGGGGTTTTATGGTTATCCGTTTTGCCCAAACAGGAGAAATTATTATTTTAGATTATAGAGAACGCGCTCCCGGTGCTTCTACCAAAGACATGTTTGATTCTGAGCAGTCTAAAGCAGAGCTATGGACTCAAGTGGGTGGTAAGGCAAGTGGTGTTCCAGGTACTTTAATGGGACTCAAAACTGCTTTAGATGAATATGGCACCATGACTTTGGAAGAGGTAATGACTCCTGCTATACACCATATGGAAAATGGATTTGAGATTACTGAGACTTTTAGTGATATGATTAAAGATAATTATGAGAAGCTGGTTAACTGGAATGATCCTTTTGCCATTGCTTATCTTAAGGATGGTATTCCTCTGGAAACAGGAGAAATACTGATACAGAAAGATCTGGCAAAGACTTATCGGGGAATCCTGGCTAATGGTATTGATTATTTCTATGGTGGTGAATTAGGTCAGAAGATAGTCGATGCTGTTCAAGCTGCGGGAGGCATTCTTGCTATTCAAGATTTAAAGGACTATAAGGTACGCAGACACGAACCGGTTAGCGGCAGTTATCGGGGATATGATATTTACTCTATGCCACCTCCCAGCTCCGGTGGTACCCATTTAATTCAAATTTTGAATATAATGGAAAATTATGATATTGCCAATATGAATTATTTGGGACCGAATCATATCTCGGTATTAGCAGAGGTAATGAAAATGGCTTTTGCGGATAGAGCTAAGTATATGGGAGACCCGGCTTTTGCTACTGATATACCTCTAAAAGGACTTACCTCTAAGGAGTATGCTAAATTCCTGGCAGATCAGATTAATGTCACTAAACCAAAATTGGAAATTCCAGCTGGAGAGCCAGGTCAATTTGAACATCAAAGCACCAGCCATATATCGGTTATAGATGCTGAAGGGAATGCGGTTGCTTTAACTCAAACTATTAACTATTTCTTTGGTTCCGGTGTGATTGTTCCTGGGGTGGGTATTATTATGAATAATGAAATGGATGACTTTTCTACTAATCCAGAATCTCCCAATGCTCCTGAACCGGGTAAAGCACCTCTATCCAGCATGTCACCGACCATTGTAGAAAAGGATGGCGAGGTCTTTATGGTTTTAGGTTCTCCTGGAGCAACCAGAATCTTTACCGCAATGGCACAGATTATCTCTAATGTCATTGATTTTGGTATGGGGATGGATGAAGCTATTGAGGCGCCTCGCATGCATGCCTATTCCTCAGCAGGGAAAGCGATGCCCATCTATGTGGAAAGTCGTATTCCTGTTTTAACTGTGGAGGCATTAAGGCTGCTGGGTAATCAAGTAGAAGCGAGAGGTTCTCACGACCTCTACTTTGGCGGTGCTCAGGGAATTATGTTGAAAAATGGTGTACTATTCGGTGGCGGCGATTCACGTCGTGATGGTATAGCTATCGGTTATTAAAATTAGGTCATGTCATGTGGACGGTTCTCCTGACCTAATACTTTCTTAAAAAAGTGAATCAAGAGAACCGTCCCCTTGATATGCTTGATACTTGTGGGGGAGGTGATACATTGTTTAGCATCGAATTGCTTTATTTTGTAGTAATGGTAGGTATATTTGCCATAAGTTGTTTTAAATTTAAGCTGCCGGTAGGCATTGCTATGGCTATATCTGCTATTTCCGGTTGTCTGGTAGCTGGATTTGGTATTCCCATTCGTCATCTGGTGGAAGGAGGATTTAATTATCTCAATACCATTCTGGTCATTGCAACTGCCATGATTTTTATGAAGGTTGTGCAATACAACGGGATGATGGATACCATAACCAGATGGTTAATCGAAAAATATTATTCCAAGCCGGCTTTATTAATTATTGGTTTATCTTTTATAGTTGTTTTCCCAGGAATGATTACCGGTTCTGCTACTGCTGCAGTTTTAACTGGCGGAGTACTTGTTTCTCCAGTATTAATTTATATGGGTTTTCCCAAGGAAATAACCGCAGCAGTGGTTGCCATGGCTGCTGTATATGGCGAAGCTGCTCCCCCTATAAATGTCAATGCCTTAATAATAGGAGGAGGAATTGATTTACCTTATATTGGTTTTACCATGCCCCTGTTATTGGTGACCATTCCTTTAATTATTTTAACCAGTCTCTTTTTGGGAAGGAAATATCTCAAGGTTTTCAATTATGAGAAGATAAAGGATAGTCTTCCCACTTCTTATCTTGCTGATTTTGGAGTACGATTATTTTTGCCTATTATTATTCTATTTGCCCTTATGTTAAGAGAG is part of the Atribacterota bacterium genome and encodes:
- a CDS encoding NAD(P)/FAD-dependent oxidoreductase, which encodes MKILIVGAGPAGCYTAQLLKRMGYRSVLLEEHISVGKPVHCAGIVSSDTLTLVQPFISDDALISRINGFSINTPWEEEFSINREGVAVILNREKFDSYLGEGLEINLGERVSTIKQNNGTYLVETELGKEYEADILIGADGVNSLVRRYFLQNYSKKDNNSNIILKYYFGMQYQIRLHDSIPIMAKDLIQVFFNETVQFFIWMISEDSKILRIGILSDQGKDILHDFIRGKEIKGEIIDTVSGKIPLGFIPTCDNQIALVGDAACQIKPLTGGGLSYGLQSAHILADCIREGKLEQYDSRWKKQFGQEIKFGIKARKIYENLADDQRRELFTLFRKNSDFIEKMVDYDHHSRLFREAFRKPQILLDAGKLFRFYLEDLVSGFTK
- a CDS encoding phospho-sugar mutase, giving the protein MDYREKYKQWLNSPYLSEEDKEELRSIANNKDEIMDRFYKDLEFGTGGMRGKIAIGTNRMNIYTVGQSTQGLANYLIKKGKKAQERGVVIAYDPRRKSREFCKQVAQVLTANGIKTYIFDDIRPTPELSFAVRMISAAAGIVVTASHNPPDYNGYKVYGGNGAQILPEVADEIIAEIGKIRDYSEVKLISLEEAKERKLCNILGEIFDRVYYGKVKTLSLSKAEEADKNIRIVYTPLHGTGNVPIRTILSDMGFRNVFVDEEQAQPDAEFSTVKSPNPENPEAFERAVELGKKVGAEILLATDPDCDRIAVAVQSKRNYVFLNGNQTGALLLDYILKRRQERGKLPRNGFVIKTIVTSEMGKVIAEHYNIPTYDTLTGFKYICNKAEELEKKGGVFLFGYEESIGYVTGNFVRDKDAVISAMLITEMAAFYKKKGLTLLDVLQKLYEQHGYFLEHLESIFLEGLEGEQKIEKIMSGFREIFPEISGMKISRKIDYQSSFQYDYEQHKKEIVDIPQSDVLKCFFSDGSWYAIRPSGTEPKIKIYMSFVGRNRAEAEEKLTKIKSVIFSKIEDILADSN
- a CDS encoding HesA/MoeB/ThiF family protein; this encodes MSNNFPKSREELKEELIKLKRHSLKKVDGIPIISISQVKRIAQNFNLTPREIEIAALQKEIIPARYRRNFNTINFAEQITLLSSKVAVVGCGGLGGNIIELLARLGVGNIITVDEDIFKESNLNRQILCTEKNIRKEKAISAAARIKYINSSIDARYYSQYIDTENINSIINGTDVVVDALDNIPSRFILEKACKKLKIPFIHGAINGLQGQVTTIFPQDSGLTAIYGPEDRYHKKPLANQVSVLSVTPSLIASLQVTEVLKILLKRGKPLRNKLLLINLEENDFSMVDILY
- the ggt gene encoding gamma-glutamyltransferase, which produces MKINREKITFYVSFMLVFLIASLSSFAADRHTPQDAIAAHGMVAAAHPLAAQVGVDILQKGGNAIDAAVATAFALNAVEPNASGIGGGGFMVIRFAQTGEIIILDYRERAPGASTKDMFDSEQSKAELWTQVGGKASGVPGTLMGLKTALDEYGTMTLEEVMTPAIHHMENGFEITETFSDMIKDNYEKLVNWNDPFAIAYLKDGIPLETGEILIQKDLAKTYRGILANGIDYFYGGELGQKIVDAVQAAGGILAIQDLKDYKVRRHEPVSGSYRGYDIYSMPPPSSGGTHLIQILNIMENYDIANMNYLGPNHISVLAEVMKMAFADRAKYMGDPAFATDIPLKGLTSKEYAKFLADQINVTKPKLEIPAGEPGQFEHQSTSHISVIDAEGNAVALTQTINYFFGSGVIVPGVGIIMNNEMDDFSTNPESPNAPEPGKAPLSSMSPTIVEKDGEVFMVLGSPGATRIFTAMAQIISNVIDFGMGMDEAIEAPRMHAYSSAGKAMPIYVESRIPVLTVEALRLLGNQVEARGSHDLYFGGAQGIMLKNGVLFGGGDSRRDGIAIGY
- a CDS encoding TRAP transporter large permease subunit, which gives rise to MLDTCGGGDTLFSIELLYFVVMVGIFAISCFKFKLPVGIAMAISAISGCLVAGFGIPIRHLVEGGFNYLNTILVIATAMIFMKVVQYNGMMDTITRWLIEKYYSKPALLIIGLSFIVVFPGMITGSATAAVLTGGVLVSPVLIYMGFPKEITAAVVAMAAVYGEAAPPINVNALIIGGGIDLPYIGFTMPLLLVTIPLIILTSLFLGRKYLKVFNYEKIKDSLPTSYLADFGVRLFLPIIILFALMLRETFLPELFPTLGMPIYFLIAALVGIFSGKKFNFLKISQEAIHDALPVLGILVGVGMFIQVMTLTGVRGYIVINCLSLPAFLLYLGIAISMPLFGAVSAYGSASVLGVPFALSLLESSPVITVSALSQLAALGDLMPPTALAGIFAAQVVGEKNYFKVLKYCILPAIITAAWCIVIIVFANVIAEILL